In Flavobacterium endoglycinae, one DNA window encodes the following:
- the queA gene encoding tRNA preQ1(34) S-adenosylmethionine ribosyltransferase-isomerase QueA has product MKLSHFNFNLPKELLAEFPAENRDESRLMVIDRKTQTIEHKMFKDVINYFDDGDVLILNNTKVFPARLYGNKEKTGARIEVFLLRELNSEQRLWDVLVDPARKIRIGNKLYFGDDDSLVAEVIDNTTSRGRTLRFLYDGSYEEFRNKLTELGETPIPKYINRDVTPEDAERYQTIYAKEEGAVAAPTAGLHFSKHLLKKLEIKGVNFAEVTLHVGLGTFNPVEVEDLSKHKMDSEELIITQKACDIVNEGKAKKKRICAVGTTSMRAIESSVSSANTLNPYEGWTNKFIFPPHDFSIANCMITNFHTPKSTLLMMISAFCGHDLMKRAYEEAIKEGYKFYSYGDAMLIL; this is encoded by the coding sequence ATGAAATTATCACACTTCAATTTCAATTTACCAAAAGAACTTTTGGCTGAATTTCCAGCAGAAAATAGAGATGAATCTCGTTTAATGGTAATTGACCGTAAAACTCAAACTATCGAACATAAAATGTTTAAAGACGTTATCAACTATTTTGATGACGGAGACGTTTTAATTCTTAATAATACAAAAGTTTTCCCTGCACGTTTGTACGGAAACAAAGAAAAAACTGGAGCTAGAATTGAAGTTTTCTTATTAAGAGAATTAAATTCTGAGCAAAGACTTTGGGACGTTTTAGTAGATCCGGCTAGAAAAATCCGTATTGGTAACAAACTTTATTTTGGTGACGACGATTCGTTAGTTGCTGAGGTAATCGACAATACAACTTCTCGTGGTAGAACATTACGTTTCTTATATGATGGATCTTACGAAGAATTCAGAAACAAATTAACAGAACTTGGAGAAACTCCAATTCCTAAATACATCAACAGAGACGTTACTCCTGAAGATGCTGAAAGATACCAAACGATCTATGCAAAAGAAGAAGGAGCTGTAGCCGCACCAACTGCCGGTTTACACTTCTCAAAACACCTTTTGAAAAAATTAGAAATCAAAGGAGTGAACTTTGCTGAGGTAACTTTACACGTTGGTTTAGGAACTTTCAACCCAGTTGAGGTAGAAGATTTATCGAAACACAAAATGGATTCTGAGGAATTAATCATTACTCAAAAAGCTTGTGATATTGTAAACGAAGGAAAAGCAAAGAAAAAACGTATTTGCGCAGTTGGAACAACTTCTATGCGTGCAATTGAAAGTTCTGTTTCTTCTGCTAATACTTTAAATCCTTATGAAGGATGGACAAATAAATTTATTTTCCCTCCTCACGATTTCAGTATTGCAAACTGTATGATTACAAACTTCCACACACCAAAATCAACCTTATTAATGATGATTTCTGCTTTCTGTGGACATGATTTAATGAAAAGAGCATACGAAGAAGCAATCAAAGAAGGATACAAATTCTATTCTTACGGAGATGCGATGTTAATTCTTTAA
- the kynU gene encoding kynureninase, which translates to MTFQNTREFARELDSKDPLNHYQDQFIFPKVNDKRVIYFTGNSLGLQPKRTKAYIDEVMNDWAELAVEGHFYAEKPWWDYQERFAEPLSKIVGALPSEVTVMNTLTVNLHLLMVSFYQPTKTRYKIICEEKAFPSDQYMFQSQVNFHGYKPEDAIIEIKRREGEHNIRLEDVLAKIEEVGDELALVLIGGVNYYTGQVFDIKTITAAGQRAGAKVGWDLAHAAGNIKLELHDWNVDFAAWCSYKYMNSGPGNASGCFVHEKHHNSDLPRFAGWWGHNKERRFKMEPNFDPVHGADGWQISNLPVLSLAPYLASVEMFAEVGMDALITKRDHITSYLEFILHEIDKEVKGNFEIITPSNPAERASQLSVFLHGEGRALFDYLMKNGVITDWREPNVIRLAPVPLYCSYEDMYDFGQILKKGILGK; encoded by the coding sequence ATGACTTTTCAAAATACACGCGAATTTGCACGAGAGCTAGATTCGAAAGATCCATTAAATCATTATCAAGACCAGTTCATTTTTCCGAAAGTAAACGACAAACGAGTAATTTACTTCACAGGAAATTCTTTAGGCTTACAGCCAAAACGTACCAAAGCATACATAGACGAAGTAATGAATGACTGGGCTGAACTGGCAGTTGAAGGTCATTTTTATGCCGAAAAGCCTTGGTGGGATTATCAAGAAAGATTTGCAGAACCATTGAGTAAAATTGTGGGAGCACTTCCATCAGAAGTTACTGTTATGAATACGTTGACTGTGAATCTTCACTTGTTGATGGTTTCTTTTTATCAGCCAACTAAAACACGTTATAAAATTATCTGCGAAGAAAAAGCTTTTCCATCAGATCAATATATGTTTCAAAGTCAGGTGAATTTTCACGGGTATAAACCTGAAGATGCCATTATAGAAATCAAACGTAGAGAAGGAGAACACAATATTCGCCTGGAAGATGTTTTAGCAAAAATCGAAGAAGTGGGCGATGAACTGGCTTTGGTTTTAATTGGCGGTGTAAACTATTATACCGGACAAGTTTTTGACATTAAAACCATAACGGCAGCCGGACAAAGAGCAGGAGCAAAAGTAGGGTGGGATTTAGCACACGCTGCTGGAAACATCAAGTTAGAACTTCACGATTGGAATGTCGATTTCGCTGCTTGGTGTAGTTACAAATACATGAATTCTGGACCAGGAAATGCTTCGGGATGTTTCGTTCACGAAAAACATCACAATTCTGATCTGCCAAGATTTGCAGGATGGTGGGGACATAATAAAGAACGTCGTTTTAAAATGGAACCAAATTTTGATCCCGTTCATGGTGCAGACGGATGGCAGATTAGCAATCTTCCAGTGCTTTCTTTAGCACCTTATTTAGCTTCAGTTGAAATGTTTGCTGAAGTTGGAATGGATGCTTTAATTACAAAACGAGATCATATTACGTCTTATCTCGAATTTATTCTTCATGAAATTGATAAAGAAGTAAAAGGAAATTTCGAAATAATTACACCTTCAAATCCAGCAGAAAGAGCTTCGCAATTATCCGTCTTTTTACACGGAGAAGGAAGAGCATTATTTGACTATTTGATGAAAAATGGCGTAATTACAGATTGGAGAGAACCAAATGTTATTCGTCTGGCACCAGTTCCTTTGTATTGTTCTTATGAAGATATGTACGATTTTGGACAAATTCTGAAAAAAGGAATTTTAGGGAAATAG
- a CDS encoding YMGG-like glycine zipper-containing protein: MKGLYILLAAILLTSCQNQSKENISKAKQASIDSMKVEINKQRIIDSMKTEMAKIKEQQQVESQKEKVVVVHQQANGTTAATTTTTKKKGWSSTAKGAVIGAGVGAATGAIVSKKKGEGAIIGGLAGAGVGAGTGAIIDSKKKKE; this comes from the coding sequence ATGAAAGGCTTATATATTTTATTAGCAGCGATACTCTTAACTTCTTGTCAAAATCAAAGTAAAGAGAATATAAGTAAAGCCAAACAAGCCAGTATTGATTCAATGAAAGTTGAGATTAATAAACAGCGTATAATCGATTCAATGAAAACTGAAATGGCTAAGATAAAAGAGCAACAGCAAGTTGAATCTCAAAAAGAAAAAGTAGTTGTTGTACATCAGCAGGCAAATGGAACAACTGCTGCAACTACAACTACGACAAAAAAGAAAGGATGGAGTTCAACGGCTAAAGGTGCTGTAATTGGTGCCGGAGTGGGTGCTGCAACTGGAGCAATTGTCAGTAAGAAAAAAGGCGAAGGAGCCATCATAGGTGGATTAGCCGGAGCTGGAGTAGGTGCCGGAACAGGTGCTATTATTGACAGCAAGAAAAAGAAAGAATAA